Proteins encoded in a region of the Flavobacterium sp. PMTSA4 genome:
- the trxA gene encoding thioredoxin translates to MNSSFQNIINSEKPVLIDFFATWCGPCKMLAPILKEVKDSLGEKVSIIKIDVDKNQELASMQQVRGVPTMMLYQNGKQLWRQSGVLSKDEIIKIITDRSN, encoded by the coding sequence ATGAATAGTAGTTTTCAAAATATTATTAATTCTGAAAAACCAGTTTTGATTGATTTTTTTGCTACTTGGTGCGGACCATGTAAAATGCTTGCACCAATTTTAAAAGAAGTAAAAGATAGTTTAGGTGAAAAGGTTTCAATCATAAAAATAGACGTAGATAAAAACCAAGAGTTAGCATCAATGCAACAAGTTCGTGGTGTTCCAACGATGATGTTGTATCAAAATGGTAAACAATTATGGCGACAATCAGGAGTGTTATCTAAAGATGAGATTATTAAAATAATTACAGACAGAAGTAATTAG
- a CDS encoding Crp/Fnr family transcriptional regulator — MKELLQQTYGAFFESNLIDEISKVATLREFNENDVLIDFGDYIKKMPLLISGAIKILREDFDEGELLLYFIEKGDTCAMTMACCIGDTKSEIRAVAETKGQVVMIPVNYMEDWLGKYKSWRNFVFNSYNNRLKEMLSAIDNLAFMNMEERLMKYLIDKTKINSSSDIKNTHQEIAYDLHTSRVVVSRLLKALENKGKIKLHRASIEMLSR, encoded by the coding sequence ATGAAAGAATTACTACAACAAACCTATGGTGCCTTTTTTGAATCAAATCTAATTGATGAAATTTCAAAGGTTGCCACATTAAGAGAGTTTAATGAAAATGATGTTTTAATTGATTTTGGAGATTACATCAAGAAGATGCCTCTTTTAATTTCGGGTGCTATAAAAATTTTAAGAGAAGACTTTGATGAAGGCGAATTACTTCTTTACTTCATTGAAAAAGGCGACACTTGTGCAATGACGATGGCGTGTTGTATTGGTGATACTAAAAGTGAAATTCGTGCAGTAGCAGAAACAAAAGGACAAGTTGTTATGATACCCGTAAATTATATGGAAGATTGGCTAGGAAAATACAAATCATGGCGCAATTTTGTTTTTAACAGTTATAACAATCGTTTGAAAGAAATGCTGTCGGCAATTGACAACTTAGCATTCATGAATATGGAAGAACGATTAATGAAGTATTTAATTGATAAAACAAAAATAAATTCTTCATCAGATATTAAAAATACACATCAGGAAATAGCCTATGATTTACATACATCAAGAGTTGTTGTTTCAAGATTGTTGAAGGCTTTAGAAAACAAAGGCAAAATAAAGTTGCATCGTGCTTCAATTGAAATGCTTTCTCGTTAG
- a CDS encoding sulfite exporter TauE/SafE family protein, translating to MESSQIVGYVLAVFVGIVMGLIGSGGSILSVPILAYVMGIEPVLATAYSLFAVGSTALFGGVQKANQKLVDFKKVFLFGIPTVISVFITRKYIVPSLPEVIFDTELFTLHKSVLIMLVFAVVMILAAIRMIKPIDENTIKQDGKLNYGSIFLQGLTIGLVAGFVGAGGGFLIIPALLFLVKTPMKTAVGTSLFIVAIQSLIGFLGDLSTNQVIDWKLLLIFTFCSIIGVIIGNIFSKKVTATKLKTGFGYFVLAMGIYIIIKEVFLK from the coding sequence ATGGAAAGTTCTCAAATTGTTGGTTATGTTTTGGCTGTTTTTGTTGGAATTGTAATGGGGTTAATTGGTAGCGGTGGTTCTATTTTATCCGTACCTATTTTAGCATACGTTATGGGAATTGAACCTGTTCTTGCAACGGCTTATTCACTTTTTGCAGTTGGTTCTACAGCTTTATTTGGAGGTGTTCAAAAAGCCAATCAAAAATTAGTTGACTTTAAAAAAGTATTCCTTTTTGGAATACCAACGGTTATTTCGGTTTTTATCACTCGTAAATACATTGTTCCATCTTTGCCGGAAGTGATTTTTGATACAGAATTATTTACGTTGCATAAATCGGTTTTAATCATGTTGGTTTTTGCAGTTGTCATGATTTTAGCAGCTATACGAATGATTAAACCCATAGATGAAAATACTATAAAGCAAGATGGAAAATTAAATTATGGAAGTATTTTTCTTCAAGGCTTAACAATCGGACTTGTTGCTGGTTTTGTTGGTGCTGGCGGTGGATTTTTAATTATTCCAGCCTTACTTTTTTTAGTAAAAACACCAATGAAAACTGCAGTTGGAACTTCTTTATTCATTGTAGCAATTCAGTCCTTAATAGGTTTTTTGGGCGATTTAAGTACTAATCAAGTTATCGATTGGAAGCTTTTACTAATTTTTACTTTTTGCTCAATAATTGGAGTAATAATTGGAAATATTTTTTCTAAAAAAGTTACCGCAACGAAGCTAAAAACAGGTTTTGGCTATTTTGTTTTAGCTATGGGAATCTATATTATTATAAAAGAAGTATTTCTGAAATAA
- a CDS encoding M13 family metallopeptidase produces MKYFKMSIFLLLTTFSIISCSKKETSQEDPIITHRDTTVNPNDDFFMYANGNWFKQNPIPASERSNGIFRTIGDTINAQIKQICEKSAKMTDAKKGSNEQKIGDFYAAGMDTVTIDKLGLSPLKEEINKIKAINDIPSVIASISHLHTIGANPAFSLYVGQDDKISDKYAVFLGQGGLTLGNRDYYFNTDNETVNIRNEYVKHLQAMAELSGYSKNEAEQKASVIMKMETEMAKNSRKLEALRDPIANYNKMSLETFSASTPNIDWKSVTSSMGLKNVDTLIIGQPEFYKALNQMIKSYSISDWKTYLEWQLLDTYAGYLSSDFEKQNFYFFSTVMSGVKEQKPRWKRIVEQTDGALGELIGQIYVKEYLPKGSKEKLLEIGNNVRDVYAERIKKLDWMSEETKKKALFKLSKIVMKVGYPDKWKDLSSININRKTYLENVKAVNVWTINDMISKFGKPVDRTEWGMYPQTYNAYYNPSNNEICVPGCNILVPGFEGRMPDDAILYSIIGGSTFGHELTHGFDDQGSQYDEKGNLNNWWTEEDLKKFKEKTKLIVEQFNEYEALPGKFVNGDATQGENIADLGGIVMGFEAFKKTVQYKNKEVISGLSPEKRFFLGYAYAWMVNIKTESLAQQLLTDVHSPAKYRINGPLQNMPEFYEAFGIKPGSKMRRPDDKRVVIW; encoded by the coding sequence ATGAAATATTTTAAAATGAGTATCTTTTTATTGCTAACAACTTTTTCAATTATTAGTTGTTCAAAAAAAGAAACTTCTCAAGAAGATCCAATCATTACGCATCGTGACACAACTGTTAATCCAAATGACGACTTTTTTATGTATGCAAATGGTAATTGGTTTAAACAAAACCCAATTCCTGCAAGCGAAAGAAGTAATGGTATTTTCAGAACTATTGGCGATACTATCAATGCTCAAATAAAACAGATTTGTGAAAAATCGGCAAAAATGACTGATGCCAAAAAAGGAAGTAATGAACAAAAAATAGGTGATTTTTACGCTGCTGGAATGGATACCGTTACAATTGATAAATTAGGATTATCTCCTTTAAAAGAGGAAATAAATAAAATAAAAGCAATTAATGATATTCCTTCAGTAATTGCATCAATTTCTCATCTGCATACCATTGGTGCCAATCCTGCTTTTTCTTTATATGTTGGACAAGATGATAAAATAAGTGATAAATATGCAGTGTTTTTAGGTCAAGGAGGATTGACTTTAGGTAATCGAGATTATTACTTTAATACAGATAATGAAACCGTAAACATCAGAAATGAATATGTGAAACATTTACAAGCAATGGCAGAACTTTCAGGTTATTCAAAAAATGAAGCCGAACAAAAAGCATCGGTTATTATGAAAATGGAAACCGAAATGGCCAAAAATTCTAGAAAACTTGAAGCACTGCGTGATCCGATAGCGAATTATAATAAAATGAGTCTTGAAACATTTTCTGCTTCAACTCCAAATATTGATTGGAAATCAGTAACATCTTCAATGGGTTTAAAAAATGTAGATACTTTAATTATTGGTCAACCTGAGTTTTATAAAGCATTAAATCAAATGATTAAAAGTTATTCTATTTCGGATTGGAAAACGTATTTAGAATGGCAATTACTTGATACTTATGCTGGATATTTAAGTTCTGATTTTGAAAAACAAAACTTCTATTTCTTTTCAACAGTTATGAGTGGTGTTAAAGAACAAAAACCACGTTGGAAAAGAATTGTTGAACAAACGGATGGTGCTTTAGGAGAATTGATAGGACAAATTTATGTTAAAGAATACCTGCCAAAAGGATCTAAAGAAAAACTTCTTGAAATTGGAAATAATGTTCGTGATGTATATGCTGAACGAATCAAAAAGTTAGATTGGATGAGTGAAGAAACTAAGAAAAAAGCACTTTTCAAGCTAAGTAAAATTGTTATGAAAGTTGGTTATCCTGATAAATGGAAGGATTTGAGTAGTATAAATATTAATAGAAAAACGTATTTGGAAAATGTAAAAGCTGTTAATGTATGGACAATTAATGATATGATTTCTAAATTCGGAAAACCAGTTGACAGAACAGAATGGGGAATGTATCCTCAAACTTATAATGCTTACTATAATCCAAGTAATAACGAAATTTGTGTTCCAGGTTGTAATATTTTAGTTCCAGGTTTTGAAGGAAGAATGCCAGATGATGCAATTTTATATAGTATTATTGGTGGTTCAACTTTTGGTCATGAATTAACGCATGGTTTTGACGATCAAGGAAGTCAATACGACGAAAAAGGAAATTTAAACAATTGGTGGACAGAAGAAGATTTGAAAAAATTTAAAGAGAAAACCAAGTTAATTGTCGAACAATTTAACGAATATGAAGCCTTGCCTGGGAAATTTGTAAATGGCGATGCAACTCAAGGAGAAAATATTGCTGACTTAGGAGGAATTGTTATGGGATTTGAAGCGTTTAAGAAAACAGTACAATATAAAAATAAAGAAGTTATCAGTGGATTATCACCTGAGAAACGTTTCTTTTTAGGATATGCTTACGCTTGGATGGTTAATATCAAAACAGAATCGTTAGCACAACAACTGTTGACAGATGTGCATTCACCAGCAAAATATAGAATAAATGGTCCG
- a CDS encoding MBL fold metallo-hydrolase has translation MKIEQIYTGCLAQGAYYIESNGEVAIIDPLREVQPYLDKANADNAKIKYIFETHFHADFVSGHVTLAEKTGAPIVFGPNANPSFKAHIAKDGEVFQLGDITITLLHTPGHTMESSCYLLKDKNGKDYALFSGDTLFLGDVGRPDLAQKAAHMTQEQLAGLLFDSLRNKVMTLADDVIVYPAHGAGSACGKNLSKETVGSIGEQKATNYALRENMTKEEFVKEVTDGLLPPPAYFPMNVKLNKEGYQNVENIINEAKPFDAKTFEVVANETDALILDVRHQNDFEKGHIPKSIFIGIDGGFAPWVGALILDYKQPILLVTPIGREEETITRLARVGYDNTIGYLDGGFETWKKAGLEYDTLESVSAETLEEKINENAKVFDVRKPGEYLSEHIVDVPSTPLDFINDHIAEFPKEEEFYLHCAGGYRSVIAASILKARGYHNVINVLGGFSAIKNTGIKTTNYVCPSTLK, from the coding sequence ATGAAAATAGAACAAATATATACTGGATGTTTAGCACAAGGTGCTTATTATATCGAAAGTAATGGCGAAGTTGCTATTATTGATCCTTTGCGTGAAGTGCAACCTTATTTAGACAAAGCAAATGCTGATAACGCAAAAATAAAATACATTTTTGAAACTCATTTCCATGCAGATTTTGTTTCTGGACATGTTACTCTTGCTGAAAAAACAGGTGCGCCAATTGTTTTTGGACCTAATGCGAATCCTTCTTTTAAGGCACATATTGCTAAAGATGGTGAAGTATTTCAGTTGGGTGATATAACAATCACTTTGCTTCATACACCTGGACATACAATGGAAAGTTCATGTTATTTATTGAAAGATAAAAACGGCAAAGATTATGCTCTTTTTAGTGGTGATACTTTATTCCTTGGTGATGTTGGTCGTCCAGATTTAGCCCAAAAAGCTGCGCATATGACACAAGAACAATTAGCAGGATTATTATTTGATAGTTTGCGAAACAAAGTAATGACACTTGCCGATGATGTGATAGTATATCCTGCACATGGAGCAGGAAGTGCTTGTGGAAAAAATTTAAGCAAAGAAACTGTTGGAAGTATTGGTGAACAAAAAGCAACTAATTATGCTCTAAGAGAAAATATGACTAAAGAAGAATTTGTAAAAGAAGTTACGGATGGTTTATTACCTCCGCCAGCTTATTTTCCAATGAATGTTAAATTGAATAAAGAAGGCTATCAAAACGTTGAAAACATAATAAATGAAGCTAAACCATTTGACGCTAAGACATTCGAAGTAGTTGCCAATGAAACCGATGCTTTAATTCTTGATGTTCGTCATCAAAATGATTTTGAAAAAGGACACATTCCAAAATCAATTTTTATTGGAATTGATGGTGGTTTTGCTCCATGGGTTGGTGCTTTAATTTTGGATTATAAGCAACCTATTTTATTGGTAACTCCAATTGGAAGAGAAGAAGAAACCATCACTCGATTAGCGAGAGTTGGTTATGATAATACCATTGGTTATTTAGATGGTGGTTTTGAAACTTGGAAAAAAGCAGGTCTTGAATATGATACACTTGAGTCGGTTTCAGCTGAAACATTGGAAGAAAAAATAAACGAAAATGCTAAAGTTTTCGATGTTAGAAAACCAGGTGAATACCTTTCAGAGCATATAGTTGATGTTCCATCTACGCCTTTAGATTTTATAAACGACCATATTGCTGAGTTTCCAAAAGAAGAAGAATTTTATCTACATTGTGCTGGTGGTTATCGTTCAGTTATTGCAGCTTCAATTTTAAAAGCTCGTGGATATCATAATGTTATAAATGTTCTTGGAGGATTTTCGGCTATTAAAAATACTGGAATTAAAACAACAAATTACGTTTGCCCATCTACACTAAAATAA